In a genomic window of Chrysemys picta bellii isolate R12L10 chromosome 1, ASM1138683v2, whole genome shotgun sequence:
- the ARL1 gene encoding ADP-ribosylation factor-like protein 1 has translation MGGFFSTIFSSLFGTREMRILILGLDGAGKTTILYRLQVGEVVTTIPTIGFNVETVTYKNLKFQVWDLGGQTSIRPYWRCYYSNTDAVIYVVDSCDRDRIGISKSELVAMLEEEELKKAILVVFANKQDMEQAMTPTEMANSLGLPALKDKKWQIFKTSATKGTGLDEAMEWLVEALKNRQ, from the exons GTGGCTTTTTTTCCACTATCTTTTCCAGTTTGTTTGGCACTCGGGAGATGAGAATCTTAATATTGGGACTAGATGGGGCAGGAAAAACAACAATTCTGTACAGGCTACAAGTTGGTGAAGTTGTTACCACCATCCCCA CAATTGGTTTCAATGTTGAGACAGTAACGTACAAGAATCTAAAGTTTCAAGTCTGGGACTTGGGAGGACAGACAAGTATCAG GCCATATTGGCGGTGTTACTATTCAAATACAGATGCAGTCATTTATGTAGTAGACAGCTGTGATCGAGACAGAATTGGCATTTCAAAATCAGAACTTGTTGCTATGTTGGAG gaagaaGAGCTGAAAAAAGCCATTTTAGTGGTGTTTGCAAACAAACAGGACATGGAGCAGGCCATGACGCCCACAGAAATGGCAAACTCACTGGGCCTACCAGCTTTGAAGGACAAAAAGTGGCAGATTTTCAAAACCTCTGCAACCAAAGGCACTGGGCTTGATGAGGCAATGGAATG GTTGGTGGAGGCCTTGAAGAACAGGCAGTAA